The following proteins are co-located in the Candidatus Nitrotoga sp. AM1P genome:
- a CDS encoding type II toxin-antitoxin system VapC family toxin: MSWLLDTCALSEYAKKAPAPKVIAWLDEQDESSLFISVITLGEIEKDILKLRASDPHRSQKLTDWLGKVEQRFAGRILPLNAAALHVWAQITAHSELAGQPMPVMDGLLMATAQCHGFTVVTRNVQDFAMYPQVFNPWAL, from the coding sequence ATGAGCTGGCTGCTGGATACCTGCGCGCTTTCCGAATACGCCAAAAAAGCCCCTGCCCCGAAAGTTATCGCCTGGCTAGATGAACAAGACGAATCCAGCCTGTTCATCAGTGTCATCACGCTGGGAGAAATCGAAAAAGACATCCTCAAACTGCGCGCAAGCGACCCGCACCGCAGCCAGAAACTCACTGATTGGCTGGGTAAAGTAGAGCAGCGCTTCGCTGGGCGCATCCTGCCGCTCAATGCCGCTGCCCTTCACGTCTGGGCGCAAATCACCGCACACTCCGAACTGGCTGGACAACCCATGCCGGTGATGGACGGCCTGCTCATGGCCACTGCCCAATGCCACGGTTTCACTGTGGTTACCCGTAACGTGCAGGATTTCGCGATGTACCCGCAAGTGTTTAATCCTTGGGCGTTGTAA
- a CDS encoding DUF2513 domain-containing protein, with protein sequence MTRDMDLVREILLAIDGHERGYAPQQMKFEGFTDEQIGYHVYILGQAGLLEVADASSIDGSSPKAIPINLTWAGHEFLANAREQSHWLQAKKLMKGAGEGSFQIWQSVLTKVVMNSLGL encoded by the coding sequence ATGACGAGAGATATGGACTTAGTGCGAGAAATTCTCTTGGCAATAGATGGCCATGAAAGAGGGTATGCCCCTCAACAAATGAAATTTGAGGGGTTTACAGACGAACAGATCGGATATCACGTTTATATCTTGGGGCAAGCGGGTCTACTTGAGGTCGCAGATGCCAGTTCTATTGACGGCTCTTCTCCTAAAGCAATTCCAATAAACCTGACTTGGGCTGGTCACGAATTCTTGGCGAATGCCAGAGAGCAGTCGCATTGGTTACAAGCCAAAAAATTAATGAAGGGCGCCGGAGAGGGTTCATTTCAAATATGGCAATCTGTTCTTACTAAAGTTGTCATGAACAGCTTGGGGCTATAG
- a CDS encoding HNH endonuclease: MKKSFGSIHYCAHFLDRVLSKSTRSSSDGVAAFHIASHLLKELDALQEKNPLVTLSFATDSLRVYFRGKLQFHIQPRKCRTIIWIPGAYSRELFREIQRRPQLFAVEGEHISWVLSSGGVEWLMEYLHSNWQPSSAGTIKIPVAHVRHISGEVRQTVLTEFLASGCWCPGVAGITKRHKVSEAMRIEFDHILPHSVGGSNGYWNVQVLCSECNQLKRATAA, encoded by the coding sequence GTGAAAAAAAGCTTTGGGAGCATTCACTACTGCGCCCACTTCCTCGACAGAGTGTTGTCGAAGTCGACGCGTTCATCGAGTGATGGAGTTGCTGCTTTCCATATTGCATCGCATCTTCTGAAGGAACTTGACGCTCTCCAAGAGAAGAACCCGCTGGTGACGCTGTCCTTTGCAACAGACTCTCTTCGCGTGTATTTCCGTGGGAAACTGCAGTTTCATATTCAACCGAGAAAGTGCAGAACAATTATCTGGATACCGGGTGCTTACAGTAGAGAACTCTTTCGGGAGATTCAAAGACGACCACAGTTGTTTGCCGTTGAAGGCGAGCACATCTCGTGGGTGTTAAGCTCAGGTGGCGTCGAATGGCTTATGGAGTACCTACATTCCAATTGGCAGCCCTCTAGCGCCGGAACCATCAAGATTCCTGTTGCTCACGTTAGGCACATTTCTGGCGAGGTCAGACAGACCGTTCTCACAGAGTTTCTTGCGTCCGGTTGTTGGTGCCCAGGAGTGGCCGGAATTACCAAGCGGCACAAGGTAAGTGAAGCCATGCGTATTGAATTCGACCACATCTTGCCTCATTCGGTCGGCGGTTCAAATGGCTACTGGAATGTTCAAGTCCTGTGCTCCGAGTGCAACCAGTTAAAGAGAGCAACAGCGGCATGA
- a CDS encoding lipocalin family protein: MRTVWQKSPWFIVLILVLIVWKYPPLLPWILLVTVILMCWLSPKRGLIGPLTLPADDAFLPTEQVQWWYWTGHLETEDGQHFGFEVVFFTFDAFLFMRDQLVQVAITDVNGNRFEFKEFVEFKLPNKTPNGFKLSAGANNSVTAVGGNGTDHLHSAVGDYVLDIDLQSTKSPALHYGGDAHPYVFGGYTYYYSRTHMATTGTLSIKGKSYKVTGTSWFDRQYGELFQAIDKGWQWFAIELADNRQIMLFDFNGEEATVEKSGSITDAQGRTTTLAAHQFDVTILGHWTSPTTGCTYPAGWTVTIGSEIFTVQPAVPDQELRGNHSFWVGPVYWEGACNISGAVSGQAYVELNGYCKCPKPEH, translated from the coding sequence ATGCGTACAGTCTGGCAAAAATCACCTTGGTTCATCGTACTGATCTTGGTGCTGATAGTTTGGAAATACCCACCGTTACTGCCGTGGATACTCTTGGTGACGGTTATTCTCATGTGCTGGCTTAGTCCAAAGCGTGGCCTGATTGGTCCGCTGACCCTGCCCGCAGACGATGCATTTTTACCCACCGAACAGGTGCAGTGGTGGTACTGGACGGGCCATCTGGAAACGGAAGACGGCCAGCATTTTGGTTTTGAAGTGGTGTTTTTTACCTTCGATGCTTTCCTGTTCATGCGCGATCAGCTGGTACAAGTGGCCATCACCGATGTGAACGGCAATCGCTTTGAATTCAAGGAATTTGTCGAATTCAAACTCCCCAACAAAACTCCCAATGGCTTCAAGCTCAGTGCCGGTGCGAACAATTCTGTCACGGCGGTGGGCGGCAATGGCACAGATCATTTGCACAGCGCAGTCGGTGACTACGTGCTGGATATTGACCTGCAATCAACCAAATCGCCCGCACTGCACTACGGCGGCGATGCACACCCCTATGTTTTTGGCGGCTACACTTACTACTATTCGCGCACTCATATGGCGACGACTGGCACCTTGAGCATTAAAGGCAAGTCTTACAAAGTCACCGGAACCAGCTGGTTTGACCGCCAATACGGCGAGCTGTTCCAAGCGATTGATAAAGGCTGGCAATGGTTTGCCATCGAACTGGCAGATAACCGCCAAATTATGCTATTCGATTTTAACGGCGAAGAAGCCACAGTAGAAAAGTCCGGCTCGATCACCGACGCACAGGGACGCACCACAACTCTCGCCGCGCATCAATTCGACGTGACCATACTGGGTCATTGGACCAGCCCTACCACTGGCTGCACCTATCCCGCCGGCTGGACGGTGACAATCGGCAGCGAAATTTTCACCGTGCAGCCTGCCGTGCCAGATCAGGAGCTGCGCGGCAACCACAGCTTCTGGGTCGGCCCGGTATATTGGGAAGGGGCGTGCAACATTAGCGGCGCAGTAAGCGGCCAAGCCTATGTCGAGTTAAATGGCTATTGCAAATGTCCAAAACCTGAGCATTGA
- a CDS encoding diguanylate cyclase: protein MFAKTERATILLVDDVPANLSLLSSILREDYRVQLATSGAKALELVAASLPDLILLDVMMPEMDGYEVCRRLKANPDTCDIPVLFVTARNQTEDEELGLTLGAMDYIHKPISPPIIKARVRNHIALKLQTDALKRLSFIDGLTQVANRRRFDDTLDNELQRAVRQQHALSLLMLDVDYFKLFNDHYGHGLGDQCLAQVAQAMQAEINRPMDLIARYGGEEFVVLLPETDLEDARKVAESLRETVAAMQISHAHSLAAEHITISIGVACNSQSETNSAAELLKLADQALYLAKQSGRNQVKSWHNKNPIPRNV, encoded by the coding sequence ATGTTTGCCAAAACCGAACGCGCGACGATCTTGCTGGTGGATGATGTGCCCGCCAACCTGAGCCTGTTGAGCAGCATTTTGCGCGAAGATTACCGTGTCCAGTTGGCGACCAGCGGCGCTAAAGCCCTGGAGTTGGTTGCGGCCAGCTTGCCGGATTTGATTTTGCTGGATGTGATGATGCCGGAGATGGATGGTTATGAAGTTTGTAGACGCCTCAAGGCCAATCCAGATACCTGTGATATTCCCGTGTTGTTCGTCACCGCCCGCAACCAAACCGAAGATGAAGAACTTGGACTGACGCTGGGCGCAATGGACTACATTCATAAGCCGATTAGCCCGCCCATTATCAAAGCACGGGTACGCAACCACATTGCGCTCAAACTGCAAACCGATGCGTTAAAACGCCTTTCGTTCATAGATGGACTAACCCAGGTCGCCAATCGACGTCGTTTCGACGACACGCTGGACAACGAGCTGCAGCGTGCGGTACGGCAGCAACATGCACTGTCCTTGCTGATGTTGGATGTGGATTATTTCAAACTGTTTAACGACCACTATGGTCACGGCTTGGGCGATCAATGTTTGGCACAAGTCGCCCAAGCCATGCAAGCCGAGATAAACCGTCCGATGGATTTGATAGCGCGCTACGGCGGCGAAGAATTTGTCGTTTTGCTACCAGAAACCGATCTGGAAGATGCGCGTAAAGTGGCCGAATCCTTGCGCGAAACTGTTGCCGCCATGCAGATTTCCCACGCCCACTCACTGGCCGCAGAACATATCACAATCAGTATTGGGGTCGCTTGCAACTCCCAGAGCGAAACAAATTCAGCGGCAGAGTTGCTCAAACTGGCCGATCAGGCGCTGTACCTGGCCAAGCAGTCTGGACGCAATCAGGTAAAATCCTGGCATAACAAAAACCCCATTCCGAGGAACGTCTAA
- a CDS encoding ATP-binding protein codes for MKLRKLSIWFSVGVLLVLGANMLCVVLIKQAYSKMMTVQEHRRLSIQLSNELQQETEQLASLVRAYTTTGESRYLFYYYDILAVRQGKKSAPAKFNPVTYWDDVIAERMLHVIPEQVERHVLTDRMRALGFNAQELQTLTQVFAATEAMKQTEQIAFAATQGLYDPDKRVFVSEGTPRLDFASKLVYSQAYNRLKADLAHAVEGLNEQVSKRTQGEVEQATARLQRLIMVLLASMAVTICLVGLAFNTVRRQVLKPIERLKLSADRLSAGDYTSRTRLDSALDSTRDSEVDELAVLSETFDSMAQSIEADISRRQTVQLALEKARNQAENATKIKSMFLATMSHEIRTPMNAILGMAYLALKTDLNARQRDYISKVHNAAKMLMDIINNVLDFSKIEAGKLELEQNRFLVEEVVSNALALLQQRAYEKEVELLFEVDTPHLLDEGGALVGDALRLGQILINLLSNAIKFTHSGHVKLTLGIDAQDAESMTLRFAVSDTGIGMTAEQMEHLFQEFSQADGSTTRKYGGTGLGLVIAKRFVELMGGRIWVESKPDAGSHFIFTARFLRAQPGTATPASLSGVQNLRVLVVDDQPEARMVLVKMLHHLGVSQTPGAGIDSAENGQVALEMIAQAQQQNRPYHLLMLDWVMPNMDGEQVLRSLHAQSPDNQPLPVIVSAYDTDVMHDTVSRLNAHLFLSKPVLPEALRHLLKGLSEHAPLSPSYELSAQSEAVTLPGQWPDCLPQLRILLRECNVEAADLWQAHKPAFANLLPVQTVHRISVALDNFDFDIALALLPEVETLRP; via the coding sequence ATGAAACTGCGCAAACTCTCAATCTGGTTTTCTGTGGGGGTGTTGCTGGTATTGGGCGCAAATATGCTATGCGTCGTGCTGATTAAGCAGGCGTACAGCAAAATGATGACCGTGCAAGAACATCGGCGGCTGTCTATTCAGTTGTCTAACGAACTGCAACAAGAAACCGAACAACTGGCCAGTCTGGTGCGCGCCTACACGACTACCGGCGAGTCGCGCTATCTGTTTTATTACTACGATATCCTTGCCGTACGTCAGGGTAAAAAATCCGCACCCGCCAAATTTAATCCCGTGACTTATTGGGATGATGTGATTGCAGAGCGGATGTTGCATGTTATACCTGAACAAGTTGAACGCCATGTATTAACAGACAGGATGCGCGCTTTGGGTTTCAACGCACAAGAACTTCAGACACTCACGCAGGTTTTCGCGGCCACCGAAGCCATGAAGCAAACCGAGCAGATCGCTTTTGCCGCTACGCAAGGGCTTTATGACCCAGATAAACGCGTATTTGTTTCCGAAGGAACTCCTCGTCTTGATTTTGCCAGCAAGCTGGTTTACAGCCAGGCTTATAACCGGCTGAAAGCCGATTTGGCACACGCGGTAGAGGGGCTAAATGAACAAGTCAGCAAGCGCACCCAAGGCGAGGTCGAGCAAGCAACCGCACGCTTGCAGCGGCTCATTATGGTTTTGCTGGCAAGCATGGCGGTCACCATCTGTCTGGTTGGGTTAGCCTTTAATACCGTGCGTCGCCAGGTATTAAAGCCGATCGAACGACTCAAGCTGTCTGCCGACCGATTGTCGGCAGGTGACTACACCAGCCGCACCAGACTGGATTCAGCATTGGATTCGACACGGGATTCAGAGGTAGATGAGCTGGCCGTGTTGAGCGAGACGTTCGACAGCATGGCGCAATCAATCGAAGCCGATATCAGCCGTCGCCAAACCGTACAGCTGGCATTGGAAAAAGCGCGTAATCAAGCCGAGAATGCGACCAAAATCAAATCCATGTTTTTGGCTACGATGAGCCATGAAATTCGTACGCCCATGAACGCTATTCTGGGTATGGCCTATTTGGCGCTCAAAACAGACCTGAATGCGCGTCAGCGTGATTATATTTCCAAGGTGCATAACGCCGCCAAGATGCTGATGGACATTATCAACAACGTCCTGGATTTTTCCAAGATTGAAGCGGGCAAGCTGGAGCTGGAACAAAATCGCTTCCTGGTTGAGGAGGTGGTTTCCAACGCTCTGGCCTTGTTGCAACAACGCGCTTACGAAAAAGAAGTGGAATTATTGTTTGAAGTGGACACCCCCCATTTGTTGGATGAAGGGGGCGCTTTGGTTGGGGATGCGTTGCGCCTGGGGCAAATCCTCATCAACCTGTTATCCAACGCCATCAAATTTACGCATAGCGGCCATGTCAAGTTGACGCTGGGTATCGATGCACAAGATGCCGAATCAATGACACTACGTTTTGCCGTGAGCGATACGGGTATCGGCATGACGGCGGAACAGATGGAACACTTGTTCCAAGAGTTTAGCCAGGCGGATGGCTCCACCACGCGAAAATACGGAGGGACGGGCCTGGGGCTGGTAATTGCCAAGCGTTTTGTCGAGCTGATGGGCGGGCGTATCTGGGTGGAAAGTAAACCCGATGCCGGTTCACACTTCATTTTTACCGCCCGTTTTTTGCGTGCGCAACCGGGCACGGCTACTCCAGCGAGCTTGTCTGGCGTACAGAACCTGCGCGTTTTGGTCGTAGATGATCAACCTGAAGCGCGCATGGTGCTGGTTAAAATGTTGCATCATCTTGGCGTGAGTCAGACACCGGGAGCCGGCATCGACAGCGCCGAAAACGGTCAGGTTGCGCTAGAAATGATTGCTCAGGCACAGCAACAAAATCGCCCCTATCATCTGCTGATGTTGGACTGGGTCATGCCCAACATGGATGGCGAACAAGTCTTGCGTAGCCTGCACGCACAATCGCCAGATAACCAGCCTTTGCCGGTCATCGTCTCCGCCTACGATACGGATGTCATGCACGATACCGTCTCCAGGTTGAATGCTCATCTATTCCTGTCCAAACCGGTATTGCCTGAGGCGCTACGGCATTTACTCAAGGGTCTGTCAGAGCATGCGCCCCTATCGCCATCGTATGAACTAAGCGCACAGTCAGAAGCTGTCACGCTACCGGGCCAATGGCCAGACTGTTTGCCACAACTGAGAATATTGCTGAGAGAATGCAATGTTGAAGCGGCAGATTTATGGCAAGCTCACAAGCCTGCATTTGCAAACCTGCTGCCAGTGCAGACCGTACATCGTATCTCGGTGGCGCTGGATAATTTTGATTTTGATATTGCCTTGGCCTTGTTACCGGAAGTTGAAACTTTAAGACCTTGA
- a CDS encoding DoxX family protein yields MKTNNIFKQINGNIVKLVSIPMINASLALAARLLASAIFIGAGFSKLGAGYAGTQAYMASVGLSGELLPLVIGLEIGGGLALLLGFQTRLAAFALSVFCIVSSVLFHSGADPMQQIMFMKNLAMAGGLLAFTLFGAGRMSLDGETQGRIS; encoded by the coding sequence ATGAAGACCAACAATATTTTCAAGCAGATCAATGGCAATATCGTGAAATTGGTATCAATACCTATGATCAACGCATCGCTTGCGCTCGCCGCCAGACTTCTAGCGTCGGCAATCTTCATTGGTGCAGGATTCAGCAAACTGGGCGCGGGTTATGCGGGAACGCAAGCCTATATGGCATCTGTTGGGCTCTCCGGTGAGCTTCTACCCTTGGTGATCGGGCTGGAAATTGGGGGTGGGCTGGCGCTGTTGCTTGGTTTTCAGACCCGCTTAGCGGCATTCGCGCTGTCGGTTTTCTGCATCGTTTCCAGTGTGTTGTTTCATTCTGGCGCAGATCCGATGCAACAAATCATGTTTATGAAAAATCTGGCGATGGCAGGCGGATTACTGGCATTTACTTTATTCGGTGCCGGTCGTATGAGTCTGGATGGGGAAACACAGGGTCGAATTTCTTAA
- a CDS encoding alkene reductase, translated as MTTTLFTPTTLGQLQLKNRIVMAPLTRSRAIGNVPNELMEKYYRLRAGAGLIITEGTSPSPNGLGYARIPGIYNDAQVQGWRRVTDGVHQAGGKIFMQLMHTGRVSHPANMPTGTKVLAPSTIATPGEMWTDSNGLQPHPVPTEMNEADIAHAIAEYATAAKRAIEAGFDGVELHAANSYLIDQFLNTASNQRTDRWGGSIENRIRFAVEVAKAVAVAIGADHIGMRISPYSVFNGMTPDAEMDALYERLIAELNGIGLVYIHIVDHSSMGAPEVSPVLKEKIRAAFEGKYILSGGYDLTRANVDLDLQRGDLVAFGRPFISNPDLVEKLRNASPLASPDSNTFYTPGEKGYTDY; from the coding sequence ATGACCACGACTCTTTTTACCCCCACTACTCTAGGCCAACTGCAACTAAAAAACCGCATCGTCATGGCACCTCTGACGCGTTCACGTGCTATCGGCAATGTGCCGAACGAATTAATGGAAAAATATTACCGGCTGCGCGCAGGAGCCGGGCTCATCATCACTGAAGGCACATCGCCGTCGCCGAACGGACTCGGTTATGCGCGGATTCCCGGTATATATAACGATGCACAAGTACAAGGCTGGCGGCGAGTAACGGACGGCGTACATCAGGCAGGTGGCAAGATATTCATGCAATTGATGCATACTGGGCGGGTTAGTCATCCCGCGAACATGCCAACCGGCACCAAGGTGCTCGCGCCTTCCACCATTGCCACGCCAGGCGAAATGTGGACGGATAGCAATGGATTGCAACCGCATCCTGTTCCAACTGAAATGAACGAAGCTGATATTGCTCACGCCATCGCCGAATATGCAACTGCTGCCAAACGGGCGATTGAAGCGGGATTCGATGGCGTAGAGTTACATGCGGCAAATAGCTACCTGATCGACCAATTTCTCAACACAGCTTCCAATCAGCGCACTGACCGCTGGGGTGGCAGTATTGAAAATCGCATCCGCTTCGCCGTAGAAGTTGCCAAGGCTGTTGCCGTTGCTATCGGTGCAGATCACATCGGTATGCGCATCTCACCTTACAGTGTTTTCAACGGCATGACCCCCGATGCTGAAATGGATGCTCTGTACGAACGCTTGATCGCCGAATTAAACGGCATCGGCTTGGTGTATATCCACATCGTTGATCACAGCTCGATGGGCGCACCGGAAGTTAGCCCGGTGTTGAAGGAAAAAATACGTGCCGCGTTCGAAGGGAAATACATTTTGTCAGGCGGCTATGATTTGACTCGCGCGAACGTCGATCTCGATTTACAGCGTGGTGACCTCGTCGCATTCGGCCGCCCATTCATCTCCAATCCCGATCTGGTAGAAAAACTACGCAATGCCAGCCCCTTGGCATCACCAGACTCCAATACCTTTTATACACCAGGAGAAAAAGGATACACCGACTATTGA
- a CDS encoding FecR domain-containing protein, with protein sequence MLHLLCLLRYVIALVLSLQLVNPAAAAEPEWLYAVNPGDTLISVAAGYLANPNDWRKLQKLNDVTEPRRLIPGTKLRLPVALLKREAVIADVIHVHGKVTHTAKNGRPQNLIASARLEVGDMIETSTDASVSMRFVDGSRLLLIQNTQVTLAEMILFGKTGMAKTIIELNRGSLDNHIAEQQKPAARYEIKSRALNLVVRGTQFRAHVNAIDQVSRSEVIDGAIEASGTRGETVTVLAGFGTLATPGEPPRAPQALSLAPDLSLIPSLLQRVPLRFEWPAAVGAERYHAQVFADRSFERLLLDGIFQDNAANWPDLPDGRYVLRVRSIDSNGLEGANADREFMLKARPEFPVISAPQDGQKVYGSQATLRWNTSNAAHSYHVQLAAKPDFSELLVDLPEQVNNEYTVPLAPGQYYWRIASVAAEQNQGPFSDVQSFTQHKAPPEPPSITAPRDSQKVYGSQATLRWNASNTAQSYHVQLAAKPDFSELLVDLPDQVNNEYAVLLAPGQYYWRIASVATEQNQGPFSDVQSFTQRKIPESPQLEPPQIDDKRLMSHWHSREAGEKFQVQVARNPDFT encoded by the coding sequence ATGTTGCATTTACTTTGCCTTTTGCGCTACGTTATAGCACTCGTCTTAAGTCTGCAGCTTGTCAATCCTGCCGCTGCGGCTGAACCAGAATGGTTGTACGCGGTAAATCCCGGCGATACTTTGATCAGCGTTGCGGCAGGCTATTTGGCCAATCCCAACGACTGGCGCAAGCTCCAAAAACTTAATGACGTGACTGAACCTAGGCGGCTCATACCCGGAACCAAGTTGCGTTTACCGGTGGCCCTGCTGAAGCGTGAAGCTGTCATCGCTGATGTCATTCATGTCCACGGCAAGGTCACGCATACCGCGAAGAATGGCCGCCCTCAAAATCTTATCGCAAGCGCACGACTAGAGGTGGGTGACATGATCGAAACCAGCACTGACGCTAGTGTGTCCATGCGTTTTGTGGACGGCTCACGCCTCCTGCTCATCCAGAACACGCAAGTGACCCTAGCGGAAATGATTCTCTTCGGAAAAACTGGCATGGCCAAAACGATTATCGAGTTGAATCGAGGTAGCCTGGACAATCACATAGCGGAACAGCAAAAACCAGCCGCACGTTATGAAATCAAGTCACGTGCGCTCAATCTGGTTGTGCGAGGAACCCAATTTCGCGCTCATGTGAACGCCATCGATCAAGTCTCACGCAGCGAAGTGATCGATGGCGCCATAGAGGCCAGCGGCACTCGTGGTGAGACAGTTACCGTTTTGGCCGGTTTCGGTACACTGGCCACACCAGGGGAACCACCTCGTGCCCCACAAGCGCTATCGTTGGCACCTGATTTGAGCTTGATACCCAGCCTGTTGCAACGTGTTCCGCTGCGCTTTGAATGGCCCGCTGCAGTGGGTGCCGAACGCTACCATGCACAGGTGTTTGCGGATCGCTCATTCGAGCGGCTACTACTGGATGGTATATTTCAGGACAACGCCGCGAATTGGCCTGACCTACCGGATGGTCGCTATGTACTGCGCGTGAGGTCAATCGATAGCAACGGCCTGGAAGGTGCAAATGCAGACCGGGAATTCATGCTTAAGGCACGCCCAGAGTTCCCTGTTATCAGTGCGCCACAGGACGGTCAGAAAGTCTATGGCTCTCAGGCAACGTTGCGCTGGAACACTTCTAACGCAGCTCACTCCTACCACGTGCAATTGGCTGCGAAACCGGATTTCTCCGAACTGCTGGTCGATTTGCCGGAACAGGTGAACAACGAATATACGGTGCCACTCGCACCGGGGCAATACTACTGGCGTATTGCCTCTGTCGCTGCGGAACAAAATCAGGGTCCGTTCAGCGATGTGCAATCCTTTACACAGCATAAGGCACCTCCGGAACCTCCTTCTATCACCGCGCCACGAGATAGTCAGAAAGTCTATGGCTCTCAAGCAACGTTACGCTGGAATGCTTCTAACACAGCTCAGTCCTACCACGTGCAATTGGCTGCGAAACCGGATTTCTCCGAACTACTGGTCGATTTACCGGATCAGGTGAACAACGAATATGCGGTATTACTCGCCCCGGGGCAATATTACTGGCGGATTGCCTCTGTCGCTACGGAACAAAATCAGGGTCCTTTCAGTGATGTGCAATCCTTCACTCAGCGCAAGATTCCCGAAAGCCCGCAATTAGAGCCGCCGCAGATCGATGACAAGCGACTAATGTCCCACTGGCACAGTAGAGAAGCAGGTGAAAAGTTTCAGGTTCAAGTGGCGCGTAATCCTGACTTTACTTAA